One genomic region from Microcystis panniformis FACHB-1757 encodes:
- a CDS encoding M3 family metallopeptidase — translation MTNTSNPLLAGQGLPAFDQIQPGLIVPGMTQLLQELARELTDLEAQIAPTWEKLVEPLTRIEERLSWSWGIIGHLMGVKNSPELRQAYETVQPQVVEFISRLSQSKPIYEAFSSLRQGESWGQLDEAQQRIVEASLRDAQLAGVGLVGEKKDRFNAIQLELAEITTKFSNNLLDATKAFQLKLTTPEDIAGLPPSLLSLAAQTARGQGETNASTETGPWVITLDFPSYFPFMKYSDNRELREKLYKAYVSRADLGELDNNPLIDRILQLRQEQAHLLGYSTYAEVSLARKMANSVDEIEKLLDNLRQVSYKAAKQDLEALKTFAGTDDLKHWDIAYWSEKQRQAKFNFSAEELRPYFPLPRVLEGIFSLAKRIFGVEIIATDGKAPIWHPDVRYFQINDEKGEKIAYFYLDAYSRPAEKRGGAWMDVCIGRAKTGAEVRLPVAYLICNQTPPVDGNPSLMTFEEVTTLFHEFGHGLQHMLTTVDYSGAAGINNVEWDAVELPSQFMENWCYDRPTLMSMAKHYETGETLPEHYYQKLLLAKNYMSGSAMLRQLHLSLVDLELHHRYQPNGGETPKQVRQRLAATTTIIPPLPEDAFLCSFGHIFAGGYAAGYYSYKWAEVLSADAFAAFEEVGLDNEEAVKAIGRRFRDTVLAMGGSSHPMNVFKAFRGREPSTEPLLRHSGL, via the coding sequence ATGACGAACACCAGTAACCCGCTGCTTGCCGGTCAAGGATTACCGGCTTTTGACCAAATCCAACCCGGCCTAATTGTCCCTGGCATGACGCAACTTTTGCAGGAACTGGCCAGAGAATTAACCGATTTAGAAGCGCAGATTGCCCCCACCTGGGAAAAATTAGTCGAACCCCTCACCCGGATCGAAGAACGTTTAAGCTGGAGTTGGGGGATTATCGGTCATCTGATGGGGGTAAAAAATAGCCCGGAATTGCGTCAAGCTTACGAAACCGTACAACCACAGGTAGTCGAGTTTATTAGCCGTTTAAGCCAAAGTAAACCCATTTATGAGGCATTCTCGTCCCTGCGTCAAGGGGAAAGCTGGGGGCAATTAGACGAGGCACAACAGCGCATTGTCGAAGCTTCTCTGCGGGATGCCCAATTGGCCGGGGTGGGATTGGTAGGGGAGAAAAAAGACAGATTTAACGCGATTCAACTGGAATTAGCGGAAATCACCACGAAATTTTCTAATAACCTCCTCGATGCCACCAAAGCTTTTCAACTAAAACTAACAACCCCAGAAGATATCGCCGGTTTACCCCCTAGTCTCCTCAGTTTAGCCGCCCAAACCGCCCGGGGCCAAGGGGAAACTAACGCCAGCACCGAAACTGGTCCCTGGGTGATTACCCTCGATTTTCCCAGTTATTTCCCCTTTATGAAGTACAGCGATAATCGGGAATTGCGGGAAAAACTCTATAAAGCCTACGTTAGTCGGGCTGATCTGGGAGAATTGGATAATAATCCCTTAATCGATCGCATTTTGCAACTTCGTCAGGAACAGGCCCATCTTTTAGGTTATAGTACCTACGCCGAGGTCAGTCTTGCCCGGAAAATGGCCAATTCTGTGGATGAAATCGAGAAATTGCTTGACAATTTACGCCAAGTAAGCTATAAAGCGGCAAAACAGGATTTAGAGGCCTTAAAAACTTTTGCGGGAACCGACGATCTCAAGCATTGGGATATAGCCTATTGGTCAGAAAAACAGCGTCAGGCCAAGTTTAACTTTAGTGCCGAGGAATTACGCCCCTATTTCCCCCTACCACGGGTTTTAGAAGGCATATTTAGCCTCGCTAAACGGATTTTTGGGGTGGAAATTATCGCTACCGACGGTAAAGCACCTATCTGGCATCCTGATGTGCGTTATTTCCAGATTAACGACGAAAAGGGCGAAAAAATCGCCTATTTCTACCTCGATGCCTACAGTCGTCCCGCCGAAAAACGCGGCGGTGCTTGGATGGATGTCTGTATCGGTCGCGCCAAAACCGGTGCCGAGGTGCGTTTACCTGTGGCTTATTTAATCTGCAATCAAACGCCTCCAGTGGACGGAAACCCCAGTTTAATGACCTTTGAGGAGGTAACTACCCTATTTCACGAATTTGGCCACGGTTTACAGCATATGTTAACCACTGTGGATTATTCTGGCGCGGCGGGTATTAATAACGTTGAGTGGGACGCGGTGGAATTGCCCAGTCAATTTATGGAAAATTGGTGTTATGATCGCCCTACTTTAATGAGTATGGCCAAACACTACGAAACCGGTGAAACTCTCCCCGAACATTACTATCAAAAACTGCTCCTAGCTAAGAATTATATGAGCGGTTCGGCTATGCTGCGTCAGTTACATTTGTCTTTAGTAGATTTGGAATTACACCATCGTTATCAACCCAATGGCGGCGAAACTCCTAAACAAGTCAGACAGCGTTTAGCGGCGACGACGACGATCATTCCTCCCCTACCAGAAGATGCTTTCTTATGTTCTTTTGGGCATATTTTCGCTGGCGGTTATGCGGCGGGTTACTATAGTTATAAATGGGCAGAAGTTCTCAGCGCCGATGCTTTTGCCGCTTTCGAGGAAGTGGGATTAGATAACGAAGAAGCAGTGAAAGCGATCGGCCGCCGTTTTCGCGATACTGTCTTAGCTATGGGGGGAAGTTCCCATCCTATGAATGTTTTTAAAGCTTTCCGCGGTCGCGAACCTAGTACCGAGCCTCTCCTCCGTCATAGCGGCTTATAA
- a CDS encoding type II toxin-antitoxin system RelE/ParE family toxin translates to MKLVADKSFKRAFQRLISKNPQLQSKVSEVLHLLEDNPFTPSLKSHKLTGRLEGYWSCSVSYDCRIIFTFRQDTDSGETLIVIVDIGKHDQVY, encoded by the coding sequence ATGAAATTAGTTGCTGACAAAAGCTTTAAAAGAGCTTTTCAACGCTTAATCAGCAAAAATCCTCAACTACAAAGCAAGGTATCAGAGGTTCTACATTTGTTAGAAGATAATCCCTTTACCCCTTCTTTAAAATCTCATAAGCTGACAGGTAGATTAGAAGGTTATTGGTCATGTTCTGTTAGTTATGATTGCCGTATTATTTTTACTTTTCGTCAAGATACTGATTCAGGAGAAACTTTAATTGTTATAGTTGATATTGGCAAACACGATCAAGTTTACTAA
- a CDS encoding sensor histidine kinase, with translation MEVLTETINPTSIEREPIHLYNRIQPHGVLLVLSEPELKVSQTSSNSRSLLGISPGEIIGKTLEEIFDPFQIDPLKSAIENNDFDAINPSKIWARVKGDDFAVFDAIFHRNAEQMLILELEPAISYENIPFLRFYHLAKTSIDKLEATRSLKDFCNIIVKEVRKMTGFDRVMLYKFDEEDNGDVIAEDKIEQLEPYLGLRYPASDIPLPARNLLSANWIRQIPDATSEPVDLVPSLHPETQQPLNLTLSSLRSASPCHLEYLHNMGVGASLTISLIENKRLWGIIACHHRTPKYVPYELRKACEFLGRVIFSEISAREETEDYDYRVKLTFVQSQLIDYMAEANNFIDGLIAHKPNLLDLTKATGAAICLGGNYTLIGVTPSEEELNYLITWLEKNVHEDVYYTNSLPRIYADAGKFKDIASGLLAIPISKRNYLLWFRPEVIQTVNWGGDPGKAIETTAIDGDIRLCPRKSFSLWKETVRLKSFPWKAVEINAALELRKAIVNIILKQADELARLARDLELSNAELKKFAYVASHDLQEPLNQVANYVQLLEMRYTEELDEDAKEFITFAVEGVSLMQTLIDDVLAYSKVDMQAVEFNTIDANLALEKALANLKGRIQESQAVITVDPLPIVMADKTQLMQLFQNLIGNAIKFRGKATPTIHIAAQRQEEEWLFSISDNGIGIDPRFSERIFVIFQRLHTRDEYPGTGMGLAICKKIIECHRGRIWVESQLGKGAVFYFTIPLGGNERERWRGRATQNYLISGGQ, from the coding sequence ATGGAAGTTCTAACCGAGACAATTAACCCAACTTCGATCGAACGGGAACCGATCCATCTCTATAACCGAATTCAACCGCACGGAGTGCTTTTAGTTCTCAGCGAACCAGAGCTAAAAGTCAGCCAAACTAGCAGTAATAGCCGCAGTTTATTGGGGATTTCTCCGGGGGAAATTATCGGTAAAACCCTAGAGGAAATCTTCGATCCCTTTCAGATCGATCCTCTAAAATCAGCCATAGAAAATAACGATTTTGATGCTATCAATCCCTCCAAAATTTGGGCGCGGGTTAAAGGGGATGATTTTGCTGTCTTTGATGCTATTTTCCACCGCAACGCCGAACAAATGCTGATTTTAGAGTTAGAACCAGCTATTTCCTATGAAAACATTCCTTTCCTGAGATTCTATCACCTAGCCAAAACTTCGATCGATAAACTTGAAGCCACCCGTAGCCTGAAAGATTTCTGTAATATCATCGTTAAAGAAGTGCGAAAAATGACAGGATTCGATCGAGTTATGTTATACAAATTCGACGAAGAAGATAACGGTGATGTGATAGCAGAAGACAAAATAGAGCAACTAGAACCCTATCTCGGTTTACGTTATCCCGCTTCCGATATCCCTCTCCCGGCACGAAATTTATTAAGTGCTAATTGGATTCGACAGATTCCCGATGCTACCTCTGAACCCGTCGATCTAGTGCCTAGTCTTCATCCCGAAACCCAACAACCCTTAAATTTAACCCTGTCCAGTCTTAGAAGTGCTTCTCCCTGTCATTTAGAATACCTGCATAATATGGGAGTGGGAGCATCTCTAACGATTTCTCTGATTGAAAATAAACGTCTCTGGGGCATTATTGCCTGTCATCACCGCACCCCTAAATATGTACCCTACGAACTCCGTAAAGCTTGTGAGTTCTTAGGAAGAGTAATTTTCTCGGAAATATCGGCACGGGAAGAAACCGAGGATTATGACTATCGAGTAAAATTAACCTTTGTGCAATCGCAATTAATCGATTATATGGCGGAAGCTAATAACTTTATTGATGGATTAATTGCCCATAAACCGAATCTGCTCGATCTAACTAAAGCCACGGGAGCTGCTATTTGTTTAGGCGGCAATTATACCTTAATTGGAGTAACACCGAGCGAAGAAGAACTAAATTATCTGATTACTTGGCTAGAAAAAAACGTCCATGAAGATGTTTACTATACCAATTCCTTACCGCGAATTTATGCCGATGCGGGTAAGTTTAAAGACATTGCCAGTGGTTTACTAGCAATTCCCATTTCTAAACGTAATTATCTCCTCTGGTTTCGTCCGGAAGTAATTCAAACCGTGAACTGGGGTGGTGATCCGGGTAAAGCGATCGAAACGACTGCCATAGATGGTGATATTCGTCTCTGTCCGCGTAAATCTTTCTCCCTCTGGAAAGAAACCGTTCGCCTCAAATCTTTCCCCTGGAAAGCAGTAGAAATTAACGCCGCACTAGAATTACGAAAAGCGATCGTCAATATCATCTTAAAACAAGCCGATGAATTGGCCCGTTTAGCGCGGGATTTGGAACTATCAAACGCCGAATTAAAAAAATTCGCCTACGTCGCCTCCCACGATTTACAGGAACCCCTCAATCAAGTCGCCAACTATGTGCAGTTGCTAGAAATGCGCTACACCGAAGAACTGGACGAAGATGCTAAAGAATTTATTACTTTTGCCGTCGAAGGTGTCAGTTTGATGCAAACATTAATAGATGATGTGCTGGCTTACTCGAAAGTGGATATGCAGGCGGTAGAGTTTAATACCATCGATGCTAATCTGGCACTGGAAAAAGCTCTCGCTAACCTGAAAGGGAGAATTCAGGAAAGTCAAGCTGTGATCACCGTTGATCCTTTGCCAATTGTCATGGCAGATAAAACCCAGTTAATGCAATTGTTCCAAAATCTCATCGGTAATGCCATTAAATTCCGAGGAAAAGCAACCCCCACTATTCATATTGCTGCTCAACGTCAAGAGGAGGAATGGCTGTTCTCTATTAGCGATAATGGAATTGGCATCGATCCCCGATTTTCCGAACGCATTTTCGTGATTTTCCAACGACTGCACACCCGCGACGAGTACCCCGGCACAGGTATGGGTTTGGCGATTTGCAAGAAAATTATCGAGTGTCATCGCGGACGAATTTGGGTAGAATCCCAATTAGGCAAAGGAGCGGTTTTCTATTTTACAATTCCCCTAGGAGGTAACGAGCGTGAGCGCTGGCGAGGACGTGCCACACAAAATTATCTTATTAGTGGAGGACAGTAA
- a CDS encoding response regulator: MSAGEDVPHKIILLVEDSKADIRLIQEALKTSTVPHELVIVRDGVNAMDYLRREGEYLDSPRPNLILLDLNLPRKDGREVLAEIKNDPSLKRIPVVVLTTSRNEEDIFHSYELHVNCYITKSRNLNDLFKIVKNIEAFWLETATLPTE, from the coding sequence GTGAGCGCTGGCGAGGACGTGCCACACAAAATTATCTTATTAGTGGAGGACAGTAAAGCTGATATTCGCCTCATCCAAGAGGCATTAAAAACTAGCACCGTCCCGCATGAATTAGTTATCGTTAGGGACGGTGTCAACGCCATGGATTATCTGCGTCGAGAAGGGGAGTATCTCGATTCTCCCCGTCCTAATCTGATTCTTCTCGATCTGAATTTGCCCAGAAAAGACGGACGGGAGGTATTAGCGGAAATCAAAAACGATCCCAGTTTAAAAAGAATTCCTGTGGTGGTTTTAACCACGTCTCGCAACGAGGAGGATATTTTTCATAGCTATGAACTGCACGTTAATTGTTATATAACCAAGTCGCGCAATCTCAACGATTTGTTCAAAATTGTCAAAAATATCGAGGCTTTTTGGTTAGAAACCGCTACTTTACCAACGGAGTGA
- a CDS encoding hybrid sensor histidine kinase/response regulator produces MGLSQDIKVLLIEDNLAEARLLKEILKGNEKKEFHLVNVSRLSEAISLLQQTNFDVILLDLTLPDSQGLESLAPLLITAPKLPIVVLTNTNDDNLALAALRQGAQDYLIKREVSLEILTRSLCYAIERKQMEEALRESNEALKMSVIERTNQLEKAQELNQLKTEFVSMLSHDFRNPLNKILLSAGLLEESRDRLTKDQQVSYFRMIRSAIKDMDQLLTEVLLIGRADSGRLYCQFDPVDLLDYCQKLVESFTVKPEPQLAIIFQIEGSLERGLWDINLIKHILTNLLGNALKYSPQGNPVEFKIIVESEQVVFKIIDRGIGIPSKDKGNLFKPFYRGSNVDNIQGTGLGLAIVGRCVEAHKGQIYLESEEGKGTKITVILPIITDIEHLN; encoded by the coding sequence ATGGGACTCTCGCAGGATATAAAAGTTCTTTTAATCGAGGATAATTTAGCCGAAGCTCGATTATTAAAGGAAATTCTTAAGGGTAATGAAAAAAAAGAATTTCATCTGGTTAATGTGTCAAGATTATCCGAGGCGATTTCTCTGTTACAACAAACAAATTTTGATGTAATTTTATTAGATCTAACTTTACCAGATAGTCAGGGTTTGGAATCCTTAGCTCCCCTTTTAATTACCGCTCCGAAATTGCCAATCGTGGTTTTAACTAATACTAATGATGATAATTTAGCTTTGGCAGCACTGCGTCAGGGAGCGCAGGATTATTTAATTAAAAGAGAAGTAAGTTTAGAAATTTTAACTCGATCGCTATGTTATGCGATCGAGCGAAAACAGATGGAGGAAGCTTTACGAGAATCCAACGAAGCTTTAAAAATGAGCGTGATTGAACGCACTAATCAACTGGAAAAAGCTCAGGAATTAAATCAGTTAAAAACTGAATTTGTTTCCATGTTATCCCACGATTTTCGCAATCCTTTAAATAAAATTTTACTCTCGGCTGGATTATTAGAAGAAAGTCGCGATCGGTTGACAAAAGATCAGCAAGTTAGCTATTTTCGCATGATTCGATCGGCCATTAAAGACATGGATCAATTGCTCACAGAAGTGTTATTAATTGGCCGGGCCGATTCCGGGAGATTATACTGTCAATTTGATCCGGTGGATTTGCTGGATTATTGTCAGAAATTGGTAGAATCTTTTACGGTTAAGCCGGAGCCGCAATTAGCAATTATTTTCCAAATTGAGGGCAGCTTAGAAAGAGGACTTTGGGATATAAATTTAATTAAACATATCTTGACAAATTTACTGGGAAATGCTCTCAAATATTCACCCCAAGGAAACCCCGTAGAATTTAAGATTATTGTCGAATCCGAGCAGGTAGTCTTTAAAATTATTGATCGAGGAATTGGTATTCCCAGCAAAGATAAAGGAAATTTATTTAAACCTTTTTATCGCGGTAGCAATGTCGATAATATTCAAGGAACGGGATTAGGATTAGCCATTGTCGGACGCTGTGTGGAAGCGCACAAAGGACAAATTTACCTGGAAAGTGAGGAAGGAAAAGGCACAAAGATCACGGTAATTTTACCGATTATTACCGACATTGAACACCTAAATTGA
- a CDS encoding N-acetylmuramoyl-L-alanine amidase-like domain-containing protein yields the protein MFFNWITLPYLLINPVLIPLSIARSETILVREVRDPNYQKLVQYAQNQQLDRLPMADIIQNIATQFLGAKYQAGLLDRSATEKLFISLKEFDCVLFVETVLALSHNFALKNYQYSAFSQQVLNQRYRHGILDGYCSRLHYFSDWINDNQKRGNLENITHKLGGITLDKKLNFMSKNRPLYPQLKTQSNYDCIQQVERQLESLSLTYIPTPKIKDIYPQLQAGDIIGVVTNIPGLDTTHTGLVYRFSDGKIGLIHASPAGQVTIAKDLEKYITKVDKAIGIFVVRPLNPRNR from the coding sequence ATGTTTTTTAATTGGATAACTTTACCCTATTTATTAATTAATCCTGTTTTAATTCCCTTGAGTATAGCTCGATCGGAAACTATTCTTGTTCGAGAAGTCAGGGATCCTAATTATCAAAAACTGGTACAGTATGCCCAAAATCAACAACTCGATCGCTTACCCATGGCTGATATAATTCAGAATATCGCCACTCAATTTTTAGGAGCAAAATATCAAGCAGGATTACTCGATCGCTCGGCAACAGAAAAATTATTTATCTCTTTAAAAGAGTTTGATTGTGTCCTTTTTGTGGAAACAGTTCTCGCTTTGAGTCACAATTTTGCTTTAAAAAATTATCAGTATTCTGCTTTTAGTCAGCAGGTTTTAAATCAGCGTTATCGCCACGGTATTCTCGACGGTTATTGTAGTCGCTTGCATTACTTTTCCGATTGGATTAATGACAACCAAAAACGAGGTAATCTAGAAAATATTACTCACAAATTAGGAGGAATTACTCTTGACAAAAAGCTCAATTTTATGAGTAAAAATCGACCTCTATATCCCCAGTTAAAAACTCAAAGTAATTACGATTGTATTCAACAGGTAGAACGGCAATTAGAGAGTTTATCCTTAACCTATATTCCCACCCCTAAGATTAAAGATATTTATCCACAACTACAAGCTGGCGATATTATCGGTGTCGTGACTAATATCCCTGGTTTAGATACCACCCATACCGGTCTAGTTTATCGCTTTTCCGATGGCAAAATTGGCTTAATTCATGCCTCTCCTGCTGGTCAAGTTACCATTGCTAAAGACCTAGAAAAATATATCACTAAAGTGGACAAAGCCATCGGTATTTTTGTCGTTCGTCCCCTTAATCCAAGAAATAGGTAG
- a CDS encoding pentapeptide repeat-containing protein — MANRLDVRKVMRGDKDLSGADLSGANLSRAILSRAILSRAILVGADLNRANLIGAHLGGADLRGANLSRANLIGASLRDADLRDADLMGADLSDADLLGANLEGTKMPEGWEFSVRAR; from the coding sequence ATGGCTAATCGATTGGATGTAAGGAAGGTGATGCGGGGTGATAAAGACCTGAGCGGTGCTGACCTGAGCGGTGCTAACCTGAGCCGTGCTATCCTGAGCCGTGCTATCCTGAGCCGTGCTATCCTGGTCGGTGCTGACCTGAACCGTGCTAACCTGATCGGTGCTCACCTGGGCGGTGCTGACCTGAGGGGTGCTAACCTGAGCCGTGCTAACCTGATCGGTGCTAGCCTGAGGGATGCTGACCTGAGGGATGCTGACCTGATGGGTGCTGACCTGAGCGATGCTGACCTGCTCGGTGCTAACCTGGAAGGTACGAAAATGCCCGAAGGCTGGGAATTTAGTGTCAGAGCTCGTTAA
- a CDS encoding pentapeptide repeat-containing protein, which translates to MADPFDLTKAIRGDKDLSGANLSGANLSGANLSGANLSGANLSDANLSGADLSRAFLSDADLSRAKLRGANLKGTKMPEGWEFGSSGFCVETRSILIVYSAK; encoded by the coding sequence ATGGCTGATCCATTCGATCTAACGAAGGCGATACGCGGTGATAAAGACCTGAGCGGTGCTAACCTGAGCGGTGCTAACCTGAGCGGTGCTAACCTGAGCGGTGCTAACCTGAGCGGTGCTAACCTGAGCGATGCTAACCTGAGCGGTGCTGACCTGAGCCGTGCTTTCCTGAGCGATGCTGACCTGAGCCGTGCTAAACTGAGGGGTGCTAACCTGAAAGGTACGAAAATGCCCGAAGGCTGGGAATTTGGCTCTTCTGGTTTCTGTGTGGAAACGAGGTCTATACTGATAGTTTATTCCGCCAAATAG